In Calonectris borealis chromosome 29, bCalBor7.hap1.2, whole genome shotgun sequence, one genomic interval encodes:
- the USP21 gene encoding ubiquitin carboxyl-terminal hydrolase 21 isoform X5, translated as MGPSGQPLAAGGCEQCWREEARRERWVRARCLHVPSRHRWHQPGPSPCRAPLSAVPTMPQALEHRVGRARDHAVVTSQPKAAAKLPSGHRALSQERHATALASAAANGLSPAPKLRLLPPRPGPLDDRGKKLELDRGRASKRGEALRGSACRRGPVKADHAVRVPGSPQAGAMPGSASFSLPAGASLAGREAERRRSNLARSKSISIGDLSQGGSGGRAEDVAAVLSRLVLRDCGHQLSAGSLALRRSSSLRRVNVSPGLDGKPTAPLLSVRPEGCPRTRTAPDPLYAHSPNVPVPGSPALGRAPAPGRTEEKAAATHHTLLLGSGHVGLRNLGNTCFMNAVLQCLSSTKPLRDYCLRRDFQQEQPPGPRAPQELTEAFADVIAALWHPDSSEAVNPGRFKAVFQKYVPSFTGYSQQDAQEFLKFFMDRLHVEINRKGRRTPSILSDARRTPALEDPEMLSDDERANQMWKRYLEREDSKIVDLFVGQLKSCLKCQACGYRSTTFEVFCDLSLPIPKKSFAGGKVSLHDCFSLFTKEEELDSENAPVCDKCRQRTRSTKKLTIQRFPRVLVLHLNRFSTTRYSIKKCSVFVDFPLQQLNLREFASEKAALSTASTPSATTRAASTTATTPPSAGTPPAGASTTTPASRPSARTRCRPARATSSSTSWRSPPAGGPEPPRTPSPARQGLSPARTRAVAPQPPTAGRGQRAGGRSPCYPRRDFCE; from the exons ATGGGACCCTCCGGCCAGCCACTCGCCGCGGGGGGCTGTGAGCAGTGTTGGCGGGAGGAGGCACGGCGAGAGAGGTGGGTGCGTGCCCGGTGCCTCCACGTGCCGTCCCGGCACCGCTGGCATCAGCCCGGTCCATCTCCCTGCAGGGCTCCCCTCTCAGCCGTCCCCACGATGCCCCAAGCCTTGGAGCACCGCGTCGGCCGGGCCAGGGACCACGCTGTCGTCACCTCCCAGCCCAAGGCCGCCGCCAAGCTGCCCAGTGGCCACCGGGCCCTGAGCCAGGAGCGCCATGCCACCGCCCTGGCCTCCGCCGCTGCCAACGGGCTCTCCCCGGCCCCCAAGCTTCGCCTcctgccgccccggcccggcccgctggACGACCGCGGCAAGAAGCTGGAGCTGGACAGGGGTCGGGCCTCGAAACGGGGGGAGGCTCTCCGTGGCTCGGCGTGCCGGCGGGGGCCCGTGAAGGCAGATCACGCAGTGCGGGTGCCCGGCTCTCCGCAGGCGGGCGCCATGCCGGGCAGcgcctccttctccctgcccgcCGGAGCCTCGCTGGCGGGGCGCGAGGCGGAGCGCCGGCGGAGCAACCTGGCCCGCTCCAAATCCATCAGCATCGGGGACCTGAGCCAAGGTGGCAGCGGTGGCCGCGCCGAGGACGTGGCGGCAGTGCTGAGCCGGCTGGTGCTGAGGGACTGTGGCCACCAGCTGAGTGCCGGCTCACTGGCGCTCAGGAGGAGCTCCTCTCTCCGGAGGGTCAATGTCTCCCCGGGGCTGGACGGGAAGCCCACCGCCCCGCTGCTCTCCGTCCGGCCCGAGGGCTGCCCCAGGACTCGTACTGCCCCTGACCCCCTGTACGCCCACAGCCCCAACGTTCCGGTGCCCGGCAGCCCCGCCctgggcagagccccggcacccgGCAGGACCGAGGAGAAGGCGGCAGCC ACCCATCACACCCTGCTGCTGGGCTCGGGCCACGTCGGCCTCAGGAATCTGGGAAACACG TGCTTCATGAACGCCGTGCTGCAGTGCCTGAGCAGCACCAAGCCGCTGCGGGACTACTGCCTGCGCCGGGACTtccagcaggagcagcccccgggcccccgcgccccccaggaGCTCACCGAAG CCTTTGCCGATGTCATCGCTGCCCTCTGGCACCCCGACTCCTCCGAGGCCGTCAACCCCGGGCGCTTCAAGGCTGTCTTTCAGAAATACGTTCCCTCCTTCACCGGATACAG CCAGCAGGACGCGCAGGAGTTCCTCAAGTTCTTCATGGACCGGCTGCACGTGGAGATCAACCGCAAGGGCCGCAGGACCCCCAGCATCCTCTCAGACGCTCGGCGGACCCCTGCGCTGGAGGACCCCGAGATGCTGAG CGACGACGAACGTGCCAACCAGATGTGGAAGCGATACCTGGAGAGGGAGGACAGCAAGATCGTGG ACCTCTTCGTGGGGCAGCTGAAGAGTTGCCTGAAGTGCCAGGCGTGTGGCTACCGCTCCACCACCTTTGAGGTCTTCTGCGATCTCTCCCTGCCCATCCCCAAG AAGAGCTTTGCCGGTGGGAAGGTCTCGCTGCACGACTGCTTCAGCCTCTTCAccaaggaggaggagctggactCGGAGAACGCCCCG GTCTGCGACAAGTGCCGGCAGCGGACGCGGAGCACGAAGAAGCTGACCATCCAGCGCTTCCCCCGTGTCCTGGTGCTCC ACCTGAACCGGTTCTCCACCACCCGCTACTCCATCAAGAAATGTTCCGTCTTCGTGGACTTCCCCCTCCAGCAGCTCAACCTGCGGGAGTTCGCCAGCGAGAAGGCTG CCCTGTCTACAGCCTCTACGCCCTCTGCAACCACTCGGGCAGCGTCCACTACGGCCACTACACCGCCTTCTGCCGGGACCCCGCCGGCTGGCGCGTCTACAACGACTCCCG CGTCTCGCCCATCAGCGAGAACCAGGTGCCGTCCAGCGAGGGCTACGTCCTCTTCTACGAGCTGGAGGAGCCCCCCGGCAGGAGGCCCTGAGCCGCCCcggacccccagccccgcgcggCAGGGGCTGTCCCCTGCCCGGACCCGGGCggtggccccccagccccccacggCGGGGCGTGGACAGAGGGCGGGCGGCCGCAGCCCATGCTACCCCAGGCGGGACTTTTGTGAATAa
- the USP21 gene encoding ubiquitin carboxyl-terminal hydrolase 21 isoform X4 — protein sequence MGPSGQPLAAGGCEQCWREEARRERWVRARCLHVPSRHRWHQPGPSPCRAPLSAVPTMPQALEHRVGRARDHAVVTSQPKAAAKLPSGHRALSQERHATALASAAANGLSPAPKLRLLPPRPGPLDDRGKKLELDRGRASKRGEALRGSACRRGPVKADHAVRVPGSPQAGAMPGSASFSLPAGASLAGREAERRRSNLARSKSISIGDLSQGGSGGRAEDVAAVLSRLVLRDCGHQLSAGSLALRRSSSLRRVNVSPGLDGKPTAPLLSVRPEGCPRTRTAPDPLYAHSPNVPVPGSPALGRAPAPGRTEEKAAATHHTLLLGSGHVGLRNLGNTCFMNAVLQCLSSTKPLRDYCLRRDFQQEQPPGPRAPQELTEAFADVIAALWHPDSSEAVNPGRFKAVFQKYVPSFTGYSQQDAQEFLKFFMDRLHVEINRKGRRTPSILSDARRTPALEDPEMLSDDERANQMWKRYLEREDSKIVDLFVGQLKSCLKCQACGYRSTTFEVFCDLSLPIPKKSFAGGKVSLHDCFSLFTKEEELDSENAPQVCDKCRQRTRSTKKLTIQRFPRVLVLHLNRFSTTRYSIKKCSVFVDFPLQQLNLREFASEKAALSTASTPSATTRAASTTATTPPSAGTPPAGASTTTPASRPSARTRCRPARATSSSTSWRSPPAGGPEPPRTPSPARQGLSPARTRAVAPQPPTAGRGQRAGGRSPCYPRRDFCE from the exons ATGGGACCCTCCGGCCAGCCACTCGCCGCGGGGGGCTGTGAGCAGTGTTGGCGGGAGGAGGCACGGCGAGAGAGGTGGGTGCGTGCCCGGTGCCTCCACGTGCCGTCCCGGCACCGCTGGCATCAGCCCGGTCCATCTCCCTGCAGGGCTCCCCTCTCAGCCGTCCCCACGATGCCCCAAGCCTTGGAGCACCGCGTCGGCCGGGCCAGGGACCACGCTGTCGTCACCTCCCAGCCCAAGGCCGCCGCCAAGCTGCCCAGTGGCCACCGGGCCCTGAGCCAGGAGCGCCATGCCACCGCCCTGGCCTCCGCCGCTGCCAACGGGCTCTCCCCGGCCCCCAAGCTTCGCCTcctgccgccccggcccggcccgctggACGACCGCGGCAAGAAGCTGGAGCTGGACAGGGGTCGGGCCTCGAAACGGGGGGAGGCTCTCCGTGGCTCGGCGTGCCGGCGGGGGCCCGTGAAGGCAGATCACGCAGTGCGGGTGCCCGGCTCTCCGCAGGCGGGCGCCATGCCGGGCAGcgcctccttctccctgcccgcCGGAGCCTCGCTGGCGGGGCGCGAGGCGGAGCGCCGGCGGAGCAACCTGGCCCGCTCCAAATCCATCAGCATCGGGGACCTGAGCCAAGGTGGCAGCGGTGGCCGCGCCGAGGACGTGGCGGCAGTGCTGAGCCGGCTGGTGCTGAGGGACTGTGGCCACCAGCTGAGTGCCGGCTCACTGGCGCTCAGGAGGAGCTCCTCTCTCCGGAGGGTCAATGTCTCCCCGGGGCTGGACGGGAAGCCCACCGCCCCGCTGCTCTCCGTCCGGCCCGAGGGCTGCCCCAGGACTCGTACTGCCCCTGACCCCCTGTACGCCCACAGCCCCAACGTTCCGGTGCCCGGCAGCCCCGCCctgggcagagccccggcacccgGCAGGACCGAGGAGAAGGCGGCAGCC ACCCATCACACCCTGCTGCTGGGCTCGGGCCACGTCGGCCTCAGGAATCTGGGAAACACG TGCTTCATGAACGCCGTGCTGCAGTGCCTGAGCAGCACCAAGCCGCTGCGGGACTACTGCCTGCGCCGGGACTtccagcaggagcagcccccgggcccccgcgccccccaggaGCTCACCGAAG CCTTTGCCGATGTCATCGCTGCCCTCTGGCACCCCGACTCCTCCGAGGCCGTCAACCCCGGGCGCTTCAAGGCTGTCTTTCAGAAATACGTTCCCTCCTTCACCGGATACAG CCAGCAGGACGCGCAGGAGTTCCTCAAGTTCTTCATGGACCGGCTGCACGTGGAGATCAACCGCAAGGGCCGCAGGACCCCCAGCATCCTCTCAGACGCTCGGCGGACCCCTGCGCTGGAGGACCCCGAGATGCTGAG CGACGACGAACGTGCCAACCAGATGTGGAAGCGATACCTGGAGAGGGAGGACAGCAAGATCGTGG ACCTCTTCGTGGGGCAGCTGAAGAGTTGCCTGAAGTGCCAGGCGTGTGGCTACCGCTCCACCACCTTTGAGGTCTTCTGCGATCTCTCCCTGCCCATCCCCAAG AAGAGCTTTGCCGGTGGGAAGGTCTCGCTGCACGACTGCTTCAGCCTCTTCAccaaggaggaggagctggactCGGAGAACGCCCCG CAGGTCTGCGACAAGTGCCGGCAGCGGACGCGGAGCACGAAGAAGCTGACCATCCAGCGCTTCCCCCGTGTCCTGGTGCTCC ACCTGAACCGGTTCTCCACCACCCGCTACTCCATCAAGAAATGTTCCGTCTTCGTGGACTTCCCCCTCCAGCAGCTCAACCTGCGGGAGTTCGCCAGCGAGAAGGCTG CCCTGTCTACAGCCTCTACGCCCTCTGCAACCACTCGGGCAGCGTCCACTACGGCCACTACACCGCCTTCTGCCGGGACCCCGCCGGCTGGCGCGTCTACAACGACTCCCG CGTCTCGCCCATCAGCGAGAACCAGGTGCCGTCCAGCGAGGGCTACGTCCTCTTCTACGAGCTGGAGGAGCCCCCCGGCAGGAGGCCCTGAGCCGCCCcggacccccagccccgcgcggCAGGGGCTGTCCCCTGCCCGGACCCGGGCggtggccccccagccccccacggCGGGGCGTGGACAGAGGGCGGGCGGCCGCAGCCCATGCTACCCCAGGCGGGACTTTTGTGAATAa
- the USP21 gene encoding ubiquitin carboxyl-terminal hydrolase 21 isoform X10, translating into MAAGAAGVVAMAARGRAPLSAVPTMPQALEHRVGRARDHAVVTSQPKAAAKLPSGHRALSQERHATALASAAANGLSPAPKLRLLPPRPGPLDDRGKKLELDRGRASKRGEALRGSACRRGPVKADHAVRVPGSPQAGAMPGSASFSLPAGASLAGREAERRRSNLARSKSISIGDLSQGGSGGRAEDVAAVLSRLVLRDCGHQLSAGSLALRRSSSLRRVNVSPGLDGKPTAPLLSVRPEGCPRTRTAPDPLYAHSPNVPVPGSPALGRAPAPGRTEEKAAATHHTLLLGSGHVGLRNLGNTCFMNAVLQCLSSTKPLRDYCLRRDFQQEQPPGPRAPQELTEAFADVIAALWHPDSSEAVNPGRFKAVFQKYVPSFTGYSQQDAQEFLKFFMDRLHVEINRKGRRTPSILSDARRTPALEDPEMLSDDERANQMWKRYLEREDSKIVDLFVGQLKSCLKCQACGYRSTTFEVFCDLSLPIPKKSFAGGKVSLHDCFSLFTKEEELDSENAPVCDKCRQRTRSTKKLTIQRFPRVLVLHLNRFSTTRYSIKKCSVFVDFPLQQLNLREFASEKAGSPVYSLYALCNHSGSVHYGHYTAFCRDPAGWRVYNDSRVSPISENQVPSSEGYVLFYELEEPPGRRP; encoded by the exons ATGGCGGCGGGTGCTGCGGGAGTTGTTGCCATGGCGGCCCGCGGGAG GGCTCCCCTCTCAGCCGTCCCCACGATGCCCCAAGCCTTGGAGCACCGCGTCGGCCGGGCCAGGGACCACGCTGTCGTCACCTCCCAGCCCAAGGCCGCCGCCAAGCTGCCCAGTGGCCACCGGGCCCTGAGCCAGGAGCGCCATGCCACCGCCCTGGCCTCCGCCGCTGCCAACGGGCTCTCCCCGGCCCCCAAGCTTCGCCTcctgccgccccggcccggcccgctggACGACCGCGGCAAGAAGCTGGAGCTGGACAGGGGTCGGGCCTCGAAACGGGGGGAGGCTCTCCGTGGCTCGGCGTGCCGGCGGGGGCCCGTGAAGGCAGATCACGCAGTGCGGGTGCCCGGCTCTCCGCAGGCGGGCGCCATGCCGGGCAGcgcctccttctccctgcccgcCGGAGCCTCGCTGGCGGGGCGCGAGGCGGAGCGCCGGCGGAGCAACCTGGCCCGCTCCAAATCCATCAGCATCGGGGACCTGAGCCAAGGTGGCAGCGGTGGCCGCGCCGAGGACGTGGCGGCAGTGCTGAGCCGGCTGGTGCTGAGGGACTGTGGCCACCAGCTGAGTGCCGGCTCACTGGCGCTCAGGAGGAGCTCCTCTCTCCGGAGGGTCAATGTCTCCCCGGGGCTGGACGGGAAGCCCACCGCCCCGCTGCTCTCCGTCCGGCCCGAGGGCTGCCCCAGGACTCGTACTGCCCCTGACCCCCTGTACGCCCACAGCCCCAACGTTCCGGTGCCCGGCAGCCCCGCCctgggcagagccccggcacccgGCAGGACCGAGGAGAAGGCGGCAGCC ACCCATCACACCCTGCTGCTGGGCTCGGGCCACGTCGGCCTCAGGAATCTGGGAAACACG TGCTTCATGAACGCCGTGCTGCAGTGCCTGAGCAGCACCAAGCCGCTGCGGGACTACTGCCTGCGCCGGGACTtccagcaggagcagcccccgggcccccgcgccccccaggaGCTCACCGAAG CCTTTGCCGATGTCATCGCTGCCCTCTGGCACCCCGACTCCTCCGAGGCCGTCAACCCCGGGCGCTTCAAGGCTGTCTTTCAGAAATACGTTCCCTCCTTCACCGGATACAG CCAGCAGGACGCGCAGGAGTTCCTCAAGTTCTTCATGGACCGGCTGCACGTGGAGATCAACCGCAAGGGCCGCAGGACCCCCAGCATCCTCTCAGACGCTCGGCGGACCCCTGCGCTGGAGGACCCCGAGATGCTGAG CGACGACGAACGTGCCAACCAGATGTGGAAGCGATACCTGGAGAGGGAGGACAGCAAGATCGTGG ACCTCTTCGTGGGGCAGCTGAAGAGTTGCCTGAAGTGCCAGGCGTGTGGCTACCGCTCCACCACCTTTGAGGTCTTCTGCGATCTCTCCCTGCCCATCCCCAAG AAGAGCTTTGCCGGTGGGAAGGTCTCGCTGCACGACTGCTTCAGCCTCTTCAccaaggaggaggagctggactCGGAGAACGCCCCG GTCTGCGACAAGTGCCGGCAGCGGACGCGGAGCACGAAGAAGCTGACCATCCAGCGCTTCCCCCGTGTCCTGGTGCTCC ACCTGAACCGGTTCTCCACCACCCGCTACTCCATCAAGAAATGTTCCGTCTTCGTGGACTTCCCCCTCCAGCAGCTCAACCTGCGGGAGTTCGCCAGCGAGAAGGCTG GCAGCCCTGTCTACAGCCTCTACGCCCTCTGCAACCACTCGGGCAGCGTCCACTACGGCCACTACACCGCCTTCTGCCGGGACCCCGCCGGCTGGCGCGTCTACAACGACTCCCG CGTCTCGCCCATCAGCGAGAACCAGGTGCCGTCCAGCGAGGGCTACGTCCTCTTCTACGAGCTGGAGGAGCCCCCCGGCAGGAGGCCCTGA
- the USP21 gene encoding ubiquitin carboxyl-terminal hydrolase 21 isoform X9: protein MGPSGQPLAAGGCEQCWREEARRERAPLSAVPTMPQALEHRVGRARDHAVVTSQPKAAAKLPSGHRALSQERHATALASAAANGLSPAPKLRLLPPRPGPLDDRGKKLELDRGRASKRGEALRGSACRRGPVKADHAVRVPGSPQAGAMPGSASFSLPAGASLAGREAERRRSNLARSKSISIGDLSQGGSGGRAEDVAAVLSRLVLRDCGHQLSAGSLALRRSSSLRRVNVSPGLDGKPTAPLLSVRPEGCPRTRTAPDPLYAHSPNVPVPGSPALGRAPAPGRTEEKAAATHHTLLLGSGHVGLRNLGNTCFMNAVLQCLSSTKPLRDYCLRRDFQQEQPPGPRAPQELTEAFADVIAALWHPDSSEAVNPGRFKAVFQKYVPSFTGYSQQDAQEFLKFFMDRLHVEINRKGRRTPSILSDARRTPALEDPEMLSDDERANQMWKRYLEREDSKIVDLFVGQLKSCLKCQACGYRSTTFEVFCDLSLPIPKKSFAGGKVSLHDCFSLFTKEEELDSENAPVCDKCRQRTRSTKKLTIQRFPRVLVLHLNRFSTTRYSIKKCSVFVDFPLQQLNLREFASEKAGSPVYSLYALCNHSGSVHYGHYTAFCRDPAGWRVYNDSRVSPISENQVPSSEGYVLFYELEEPPGRRP from the exons ATGGGACCCTCCGGCCAGCCACTCGCCGCGGGGGGCTGTGAGCAGTGTTGGCGGGAGGAGGCACGGCGAGAGAG GGCTCCCCTCTCAGCCGTCCCCACGATGCCCCAAGCCTTGGAGCACCGCGTCGGCCGGGCCAGGGACCACGCTGTCGTCACCTCCCAGCCCAAGGCCGCCGCCAAGCTGCCCAGTGGCCACCGGGCCCTGAGCCAGGAGCGCCATGCCACCGCCCTGGCCTCCGCCGCTGCCAACGGGCTCTCCCCGGCCCCCAAGCTTCGCCTcctgccgccccggcccggcccgctggACGACCGCGGCAAGAAGCTGGAGCTGGACAGGGGTCGGGCCTCGAAACGGGGGGAGGCTCTCCGTGGCTCGGCGTGCCGGCGGGGGCCCGTGAAGGCAGATCACGCAGTGCGGGTGCCCGGCTCTCCGCAGGCGGGCGCCATGCCGGGCAGcgcctccttctccctgcccgcCGGAGCCTCGCTGGCGGGGCGCGAGGCGGAGCGCCGGCGGAGCAACCTGGCCCGCTCCAAATCCATCAGCATCGGGGACCTGAGCCAAGGTGGCAGCGGTGGCCGCGCCGAGGACGTGGCGGCAGTGCTGAGCCGGCTGGTGCTGAGGGACTGTGGCCACCAGCTGAGTGCCGGCTCACTGGCGCTCAGGAGGAGCTCCTCTCTCCGGAGGGTCAATGTCTCCCCGGGGCTGGACGGGAAGCCCACCGCCCCGCTGCTCTCCGTCCGGCCCGAGGGCTGCCCCAGGACTCGTACTGCCCCTGACCCCCTGTACGCCCACAGCCCCAACGTTCCGGTGCCCGGCAGCCCCGCCctgggcagagccccggcacccgGCAGGACCGAGGAGAAGGCGGCAGCC ACCCATCACACCCTGCTGCTGGGCTCGGGCCACGTCGGCCTCAGGAATCTGGGAAACACG TGCTTCATGAACGCCGTGCTGCAGTGCCTGAGCAGCACCAAGCCGCTGCGGGACTACTGCCTGCGCCGGGACTtccagcaggagcagcccccgggcccccgcgccccccaggaGCTCACCGAAG CCTTTGCCGATGTCATCGCTGCCCTCTGGCACCCCGACTCCTCCGAGGCCGTCAACCCCGGGCGCTTCAAGGCTGTCTTTCAGAAATACGTTCCCTCCTTCACCGGATACAG CCAGCAGGACGCGCAGGAGTTCCTCAAGTTCTTCATGGACCGGCTGCACGTGGAGATCAACCGCAAGGGCCGCAGGACCCCCAGCATCCTCTCAGACGCTCGGCGGACCCCTGCGCTGGAGGACCCCGAGATGCTGAG CGACGACGAACGTGCCAACCAGATGTGGAAGCGATACCTGGAGAGGGAGGACAGCAAGATCGTGG ACCTCTTCGTGGGGCAGCTGAAGAGTTGCCTGAAGTGCCAGGCGTGTGGCTACCGCTCCACCACCTTTGAGGTCTTCTGCGATCTCTCCCTGCCCATCCCCAAG AAGAGCTTTGCCGGTGGGAAGGTCTCGCTGCACGACTGCTTCAGCCTCTTCAccaaggaggaggagctggactCGGAGAACGCCCCG GTCTGCGACAAGTGCCGGCAGCGGACGCGGAGCACGAAGAAGCTGACCATCCAGCGCTTCCCCCGTGTCCTGGTGCTCC ACCTGAACCGGTTCTCCACCACCCGCTACTCCATCAAGAAATGTTCCGTCTTCGTGGACTTCCCCCTCCAGCAGCTCAACCTGCGGGAGTTCGCCAGCGAGAAGGCTG GCAGCCCTGTCTACAGCCTCTACGCCCTCTGCAACCACTCGGGCAGCGTCCACTACGGCCACTACACCGCCTTCTGCCGGGACCCCGCCGGCTGGCGCGTCTACAACGACTCCCG CGTCTCGCCCATCAGCGAGAACCAGGTGCCGTCCAGCGAGGGCTACGTCCTCTTCTACGAGCTGGAGGAGCCCCCCGGCAGGAGGCCCTGA
- the USP21 gene encoding ubiquitin carboxyl-terminal hydrolase 21 isoform X8: MGPSGQPLAAGGCEQCWREEARRERWVRARCLHVPSRHRWHQPGPSPCRAPLSAVPTMPQALEHRVGRARDHAVVTSQPKAAAKLPSGHRALSQERHATALASAAANGLSPAPKLRLLPPRPGPLDDRGKKLELDRGRASKRGEALRGSACRRGPVKADHAVRVPGSPQAGAMPGSASFSLPAGASLAGREAERRRSNLARSKSISIGDLSQGGSGGRAEDVAAVLSRLVLRDCGHQLSAGSLALRRSSSLRRVNVSPGLDGKPTAPLLSVRPEGCPRTRTAPDPLYAHSPNVPVPGSPALGRAPAPGRTEEKAAATHHTLLLGSGHVGLRNLGNTCFMNAVLQCLSSTKPLRDYCLRRDFQQEQPPGPRAPQELTEAFADVIAALWHPDSSEAVNPGRFKAVFQKYVPSFTGYSQQDAQEFLKFFMDRLHVEINRKGRRTPSILSDARRTPALEDPEMLSDDERANQMWKRYLEREDSKIVDLFVGQLKSCLKCQACGYRSTTFEVFCDLSLPIPKKSFAGGKVSLHDCFSLFTKEEELDSENAPVCDKCRQRTRSTKKLTIQRFPRVLVLHLNRFSTTRYSIKKCSVFVDFPLQQLNLREFASEKAGSPVYSLYALCNHSGSVHYGHYTAFCRDPAGWRVYNDSRVSPISENQVPSSEGYVLFYELEEPPGRRP, from the exons ATGGGACCCTCCGGCCAGCCACTCGCCGCGGGGGGCTGTGAGCAGTGTTGGCGGGAGGAGGCACGGCGAGAGAGGTGGGTGCGTGCCCGGTGCCTCCACGTGCCGTCCCGGCACCGCTGGCATCAGCCCGGTCCATCTCCCTGCAGGGCTCCCCTCTCAGCCGTCCCCACGATGCCCCAAGCCTTGGAGCACCGCGTCGGCCGGGCCAGGGACCACGCTGTCGTCACCTCCCAGCCCAAGGCCGCCGCCAAGCTGCCCAGTGGCCACCGGGCCCTGAGCCAGGAGCGCCATGCCACCGCCCTGGCCTCCGCCGCTGCCAACGGGCTCTCCCCGGCCCCCAAGCTTCGCCTcctgccgccccggcccggcccgctggACGACCGCGGCAAGAAGCTGGAGCTGGACAGGGGTCGGGCCTCGAAACGGGGGGAGGCTCTCCGTGGCTCGGCGTGCCGGCGGGGGCCCGTGAAGGCAGATCACGCAGTGCGGGTGCCCGGCTCTCCGCAGGCGGGCGCCATGCCGGGCAGcgcctccttctccctgcccgcCGGAGCCTCGCTGGCGGGGCGCGAGGCGGAGCGCCGGCGGAGCAACCTGGCCCGCTCCAAATCCATCAGCATCGGGGACCTGAGCCAAGGTGGCAGCGGTGGCCGCGCCGAGGACGTGGCGGCAGTGCTGAGCCGGCTGGTGCTGAGGGACTGTGGCCACCAGCTGAGTGCCGGCTCACTGGCGCTCAGGAGGAGCTCCTCTCTCCGGAGGGTCAATGTCTCCCCGGGGCTGGACGGGAAGCCCACCGCCCCGCTGCTCTCCGTCCGGCCCGAGGGCTGCCCCAGGACTCGTACTGCCCCTGACCCCCTGTACGCCCACAGCCCCAACGTTCCGGTGCCCGGCAGCCCCGCCctgggcagagccccggcacccgGCAGGACCGAGGAGAAGGCGGCAGCC ACCCATCACACCCTGCTGCTGGGCTCGGGCCACGTCGGCCTCAGGAATCTGGGAAACACG TGCTTCATGAACGCCGTGCTGCAGTGCCTGAGCAGCACCAAGCCGCTGCGGGACTACTGCCTGCGCCGGGACTtccagcaggagcagcccccgggcccccgcgccccccaggaGCTCACCGAAG CCTTTGCCGATGTCATCGCTGCCCTCTGGCACCCCGACTCCTCCGAGGCCGTCAACCCCGGGCGCTTCAAGGCTGTCTTTCAGAAATACGTTCCCTCCTTCACCGGATACAG CCAGCAGGACGCGCAGGAGTTCCTCAAGTTCTTCATGGACCGGCTGCACGTGGAGATCAACCGCAAGGGCCGCAGGACCCCCAGCATCCTCTCAGACGCTCGGCGGACCCCTGCGCTGGAGGACCCCGAGATGCTGAG CGACGACGAACGTGCCAACCAGATGTGGAAGCGATACCTGGAGAGGGAGGACAGCAAGATCGTGG ACCTCTTCGTGGGGCAGCTGAAGAGTTGCCTGAAGTGCCAGGCGTGTGGCTACCGCTCCACCACCTTTGAGGTCTTCTGCGATCTCTCCCTGCCCATCCCCAAG AAGAGCTTTGCCGGTGGGAAGGTCTCGCTGCACGACTGCTTCAGCCTCTTCAccaaggaggaggagctggactCGGAGAACGCCCCG GTCTGCGACAAGTGCCGGCAGCGGACGCGGAGCACGAAGAAGCTGACCATCCAGCGCTTCCCCCGTGTCCTGGTGCTCC ACCTGAACCGGTTCTCCACCACCCGCTACTCCATCAAGAAATGTTCCGTCTTCGTGGACTTCCCCCTCCAGCAGCTCAACCTGCGGGAGTTCGCCAGCGAGAAGGCTG GCAGCCCTGTCTACAGCCTCTACGCCCTCTGCAACCACTCGGGCAGCGTCCACTACGGCCACTACACCGCCTTCTGCCGGGACCCCGCCGGCTGGCGCGTCTACAACGACTCCCG CGTCTCGCCCATCAGCGAGAACCAGGTGCCGTCCAGCGAGGGCTACGTCCTCTTCTACGAGCTGGAGGAGCCCCCCGGCAGGAGGCCCTGA